The genome window GTGTCGACGCGGCGGCCCGGGGTGTTGCCCTGGTCGCGGGCGTTGAAGTACAGCCGGCCGTCGGCCAGTTCGGTGACCGAGACCTCGTTCGGCCGGAGGGCCTCGATGCCTTGCTCGTCGACGGCCCCGACCCGCCAGGTCTGCCCGCCGTCGTCGCTGAGCAGGGCGTGTCCGCCGGCGCCGGTCAGATTGGTGCACTCCTGTCCGGGATGGACGTAGCTGTGCCGGCCCGGGATCACCAGCCGTCCGGCGTGCGCGCCCTTGGTGAGCTGGATGCCGTGCCCCGGTCCGGGCGCGATGTTCCGCCAGTGCGACGGTTTCACGTCGTCGGTGATGTCCCTGGGCTCGGACCACGTCGCGCCGTTGTCGTCGCTGGTCAACAGGTGCGAGCGCACGGGCACGCGGCCGCACTCGAGATCGTCGCCGCCGCCCGCCGCGGTACGGATGGTGTTGACGATGATCCGCCCCGTCGAGGCGTCCACGACGGCGACCGGGTTGCTCCACCGGTCGGTTCCGGTGTCGACGACCACCTGGATCGGGCCCCAGGTGGCGCCCCCGTCGGTCGACCGCTTGAGCACGATGTCCATGTCGCCGAAGTCGTCCGGATCCGTCACCCGGCCCTCGGCCAGTGCCAGCAGGGTGCCGTCGACGGCCTCGACCAGGGTCGGGATCCGGAACGTGTGGTAGCCACCCTCGCCGCGGGTGAACACCGTGGTGCGGCTCAGCGAGGAAGCATCGGGGTCGGCCGAGGCCGCTGTGTTCGTGGCCGAGGCCGGTGGGCCGATCAAGGAGGTGGCTGTTGCCAGAGCGGCAGCGCTGGTGAGAACGGCGAGGAGACGCAGGCGTGGTGGTCT of Kribbella amoyensis contains these proteins:
- a CDS encoding sialidase family protein codes for the protein MSRTRPPRLRLLAVLTSAAALATATSLIGPPASATNTAASADPDASSLSRTTVFTRGEGGYHTFRIPTLVEAVDGTLLALAEGRVTDPDDFGDMDIVLKRSTDGGATWGPIQVVVDTGTDRWSNPVAVVDASTGRIIVNTIRTAAGGGDDLECGRVPVRSHLLTSDDNGATWSEPRDITDDVKPSHWRNIAPGPGHGIQLTKGAHAGRLVIPGRHSYVHPGQECTNLTGAGGHALLSDDGGQTWRVGAVDEQGIEALRPNEVSVTELADGRLYFNARDQGNTPGRRVDT